Proteins encoded within one genomic window of Amycolatopsis nigrescens CSC17Ta-90:
- a CDS encoding ribonucleoside-diphosphate reductase subunit alpha produces the protein MSVETSQRPPSAADPSGTSSVRVIKRDGNVSPFDAGKISVALTKAFLAVEGDDAAASSRIHHLVGELTEQVESSLLRHAGPETALHIEQIQDLVELALMRGEHHKVARAYVLYRDERAKARDAAQPAKAEHSINVRTADGTLRPLDWARVAHVVGEAVAGLDDVSAEPVLTETRRNLYDGISADELALAQIMAARTLVEQEPNYSYVSARLLLDKLRGEALGYLAGAPRLASQDEMAKAYPGYFRDYLRRAIELELVNPELAGFDLARITAAIRPERDLDFAFLGLQTLYDRYFQHHDGVRFELPQAFFMRVAMGLAIREDDREGRAIEFYELLSSFHFMASTPTLFNSGTTRPQLSSCFLTTVDDDLDSIFQSYKNNALLAKYSGGLGNDWTPVRGLGAHIKGTNGQSQGVVPFLKIANDTAVAVNQGGKRKGAACAYLETWHIDVEEFLDLRKNTGDDRRRTHDMNTANWVPDEFLRRVEADASWTLFSPNETPDLHDLYGNAFAERYREYEAAAERGELKVSRKVRAVDLWRRMLTMLFETGHPWITFKDPCNLRSPQQHVGVVHSSNLCTEITLNTNAEEVAVCNLGSVNLLKHVTRQGLDAERLERTVKTAVRMLDNVIDINFYTIPEARRSNLKHRPIGLGLMGFQDALFELGLPLSTDAAVEFADRSMEYLSYYAITASTDLAEERGQYASFEGSLWSRGILPIDSMKLLIDARRGDALDVDTSYTLDWASLRGRVQTVGMRNSNVMAIAPTATISNICGVGQSIEPLFQNLFVKSNMSGDFTVVNPHLVRSLKERGLWDEVMVSDLKYFDGSLGQIDRVPDDLKALYATAFEVESRWLVDAASRRQKWIDQAQSLNLYIDAPSGRKLDELYRYAWHKGLKTTYYLRARSATHVEKSTLRGTDGKLNAVSATPAPAPSPAAAVPVAPPEPQVKEEPKEMPKVEDIDFATTDGAACRIDDPDCEACQ, from the coding sequence ATGTCCGTGGAGACCAGCCAGCGTCCACCGTCCGCAGCCGATCCGTCCGGTACCAGCTCGGTACGGGTGATCAAGCGCGACGGGAACGTCTCACCCTTCGACGCCGGCAAGATCTCGGTCGCGCTGACCAAGGCTTTCCTGGCCGTGGAGGGTGACGACGCGGCCGCCTCCTCGCGGATCCACCACCTGGTCGGCGAGCTGACCGAGCAGGTCGAGTCGTCGCTGCTGCGCCACGCCGGCCCGGAGACCGCGCTGCACATCGAGCAGATCCAGGACCTGGTCGAGCTCGCGCTGATGCGGGGCGAGCACCACAAGGTCGCGCGTGCCTACGTGCTCTACCGCGACGAGCGGGCCAAGGCGCGCGACGCGGCGCAGCCGGCCAAGGCCGAGCACTCGATCAACGTGCGGACCGCGGACGGCACGCTGCGCCCGCTGGACTGGGCGCGCGTCGCGCACGTGGTCGGCGAGGCCGTCGCCGGGCTGGACGATGTCTCCGCCGAGCCGGTGCTCACCGAGACCAGGCGCAACCTCTACGACGGGATCAGCGCCGACGAGCTGGCGCTGGCCCAGATCATGGCCGCCCGCACCCTGGTCGAGCAGGAGCCGAACTACTCCTACGTCAGTGCCCGGCTACTGCTGGACAAGCTGCGCGGCGAAGCGCTCGGCTACCTGGCCGGCGCGCCGCGGCTGGCCAGCCAGGACGAGATGGCCAAGGCCTACCCCGGCTACTTCCGCGACTACCTGCGCCGCGCGATCGAGCTGGAGCTGGTCAACCCCGAGCTGGCCGGGTTCGATCTGGCGCGGATCACCGCGGCGATCCGGCCGGAGCGCGACCTCGACTTCGCCTTCCTCGGCCTGCAGACCCTGTACGACCGGTACTTCCAGCACCACGACGGGGTCCGGTTCGAGCTGCCGCAGGCGTTCTTCATGCGGGTCGCGATGGGCCTGGCGATCCGCGAGGACGACCGCGAGGGCCGCGCGATCGAATTCTACGAGCTGCTGTCGTCGTTCCACTTCATGGCGTCCACCCCGACCCTGTTCAACTCGGGCACCACCCGCCCGCAGCTGTCCTCCTGCTTCCTCACCACGGTGGACGACGACCTGGACTCGATCTTCCAGTCCTACAAGAACAACGCGCTGCTGGCGAAGTACTCCGGCGGCCTCGGCAACGACTGGACCCCGGTCCGCGGGCTCGGCGCGCACATCAAGGGCACCAACGGGCAGTCCCAGGGCGTGGTGCCGTTCCTGAAGATCGCCAACGACACCGCGGTCGCGGTGAACCAGGGCGGCAAGCGCAAGGGCGCCGCCTGCGCGTACCTGGAGACCTGGCACATCGACGTCGAGGAGTTCCTCGACCTGCGCAAGAACACCGGTGACGACCGGCGCCGCACGCACGACATGAACACCGCCAACTGGGTGCCCGACGAGTTCCTCCGCCGGGTCGAGGCGGACGCCTCCTGGACCCTGTTCTCCCCCAACGAAACCCCGGACCTGCACGACCTCTACGGCAACGCGTTCGCCGAGCGCTACCGCGAGTACGAGGCGGCCGCCGAGCGCGGCGAGCTGAAGGTGTCCCGCAAGGTCCGCGCGGTGGACCTGTGGCGCCGGATGCTGACCATGCTGTTCGAGACCGGGCACCCGTGGATCACCTTCAAGGACCCGTGCAACCTGCGCTCACCGCAGCAGCACGTCGGCGTGGTGCACTCGTCCAACCTGTGCACCGAGATCACCCTGAACACCAACGCCGAAGAGGTCGCGGTCTGCAACCTCGGCTCGGTGAACCTGCTCAAGCACGTCACGCGCCAGGGCCTGGACGCCGAGCGGCTGGAGCGCACCGTGAAGACCGCGGTCCGGATGCTGGACAACGTGATCGACATCAACTTCTACACGATCCCCGAGGCGCGCCGGTCCAACCTGAAGCACCGCCCGATCGGCCTCGGCCTGATGGGCTTCCAGGACGCGCTGTTCGAGCTGGGCCTGCCGCTGTCCACCGACGCCGCGGTCGAGTTCGCCGACCGCAGCATGGAGTACCTCAGCTACTACGCGATCACCGCGTCCACCGACCTCGCCGAGGAGCGCGGCCAGTACGCGTCCTTCGAGGGCTCGCTGTGGAGCCGGGGCATCCTGCCGATCGACTCGATGAAGCTGCTGATCGACGCCCGCCGCGGCGACGCGCTGGACGTGGACACCTCCTACACCCTGGACTGGGCGTCCCTGCGCGGCCGGGTGCAGACGGTGGGCATGCGGAACTCGAACGTGATGGCGATCGCGCCGACCGCGACCATCTCCAACATCTGCGGGGTCGGCCAGTCGATCGAGCCGCTGTTCCAGAATCTGTTCGTCAAGTCCAACATGTCCGGCGACTTCACCGTGGTGAACCCGCACCTGGTCCGCAGCCTGAAGGAGCGGGGCCTGTGGGACGAGGTGATGGTCTCGGACCTGAAGTACTTCGACGGCAGCCTCGGCCAGATCGACCGGGTGCCGGACGACCTGAAGGCGCTCTACGCCACCGCCTTCGAGGTGGAGAGCCGCTGGCTGGTGGACGCCGCGTCGCGCCGGCAGAAGTGGATCGACCAGGCCCAGTCGCTGAACCTCTACATCGACGCGCCGAGCGGGCGCAAGCTCGACGAGCTGTACCGCTACGCCTGGCACAAGGGCCTCAAGACCACGTACTACCTGCGGGCGCGGTCCGCGACGCACGTGGAGAAGAGCACCCTGCGCGGCACCGACGGCAAGCTCAATGCGGTCTCGGCCACCCCGGCCCCCGCGCCTTCACCCGCGGCCGCCGTCCCGGTCGCCCCGCCCGAGCCCCAGGTGAAGGAGGAGCCGAAGGAGATGCCGAAGGTCGAAGACATCGACTTCGCCACCACCGACGGTGCCGCCTGCCGCATCGACGACCCCGACTGCGAAGCCTGCCAGTAA
- a CDS encoding ribonucleotide-diphosphate reductase subunit beta has protein sequence MTNTEIADATGLGEIERGAERISVDDKRMINARADVNQLLPLKYTWAWEKYLAGCNNHWMPTEVAMQADIALWKSTDGLTEDERQMLKRNLGFFATAESLVANNIVLAVYRQITNPECRQYLLRQAFEEAVHTHTFQYICESLGLVEGELFNMYREVPSIADKDAWALKYTQNLENPDFETGTPEADQAFLRDLVAFYVIFEGMWFYTGFAQILSLGRRNKMVGIAEQYQYILRDESIHLNFGIDCINQIKIENPHLWSEEFQAEVRGMLTEACELEVAYARDTMPRGMLGLSAQLTEQYMHFITDRRAQQIGLAPIYGQDENPFPWMSEAMDLKKEKNFFETRVIEYQSGGALDWD, from the coding sequence ATGACGAACACCGAAATCGCGGACGCCACCGGGCTCGGCGAGATCGAGCGCGGTGCCGAGCGGATCAGCGTCGACGACAAGCGGATGATCAACGCCCGCGCCGACGTGAACCAGCTGCTGCCGCTGAAGTACACCTGGGCCTGGGAGAAGTACCTTGCCGGCTGCAACAACCACTGGATGCCGACCGAGGTCGCCATGCAGGCGGACATCGCGCTGTGGAAGTCGACGGACGGGCTGACCGAGGACGAGCGGCAGATGCTCAAGCGCAACCTCGGCTTCTTCGCCACCGCGGAGTCGCTGGTCGCGAACAACATCGTGCTCGCGGTCTACCGCCAGATCACCAACCCGGAGTGCCGCCAGTACCTGCTCCGCCAGGCGTTCGAGGAGGCCGTGCACACGCACACCTTTCAGTACATCTGCGAAAGCCTCGGCCTGGTCGAGGGCGAGCTGTTCAACATGTACCGCGAGGTGCCCTCCATCGCGGACAAGGACGCCTGGGCGCTGAAGTACACCCAGAACCTGGAGAACCCGGACTTCGAGACCGGCACCCCGGAGGCCGACCAGGCCTTCCTGCGGGACCTCGTCGCCTTCTACGTGATCTTCGAGGGCATGTGGTTCTACACCGGTTTCGCGCAGATCCTGTCGCTGGGCCGGCGCAACAAGATGGTCGGCATCGCCGAGCAGTACCAGTACATCCTGCGCGACGAGTCGATCCACCTGAACTTCGGCATCGACTGCATCAACCAGATCAAGATCGAGAACCCGCACCTGTGGAGCGAGGAGTTCCAGGCCGAGGTGCGGGGCATGCTGACCGAGGCCTGCGAGCTCGAGGTCGCCTACGCCCGCGACACCATGCCGCGCGGCATGCTCGGCCTTTCGGCCCAGCTCACCGAGCAGTACATGCACTTCATCACCGACCGCCGCGCCCAGCAGATCGGCCTGGCGCCGATCTACGGCCAGGACGAGAACCCGTTCCCGTGGATGTCGGAGGCGATGGACCTGAAGAAGGAGAAGAACTTCTTCGAGACCAGGGTCATCGAGTACCAGTCCGGCGGCGCCCTCGACTGGGACTGA
- a CDS encoding enoyl-CoA hydratase-related protein produces MPDYAEITYEVSDRIATVTLNRPEARNGYTVRMSDELGDAMDRADKDTDVRVVVLTANGTDFSVGADLSAGGFDFDPTEGPGPEWQEPAGRCSKRIFTMNKPVIAAMRGAAVGGGITITLSADFRLAASDAKFGFVFVRRGIYPEGASAWFLPKLVGLGTAMDWMISGRVFGAEEALAAGLVHRVHQPEELLDKAYELAREIIANTAPVSVAVTRQLLYRMSSAPSPFPVHELDSRLIGGLTENRDAVEGVLSFLQKRPPEFSMKAPDDLPDYLPWLDG; encoded by the coding sequence GTGCCGGACTACGCCGAAATCACCTACGAGGTATCCGACCGCATCGCGACGGTCACCCTGAACCGCCCGGAGGCGCGGAACGGTTACACCGTGCGGATGTCCGACGAACTCGGCGACGCGATGGACCGCGCGGACAAGGACACCGACGTCCGGGTCGTGGTGCTGACCGCCAACGGCACGGACTTCTCCGTCGGCGCCGACCTTTCCGCTGGCGGGTTCGACTTCGACCCGACCGAAGGACCCGGCCCGGAGTGGCAGGAGCCCGCGGGCCGGTGCTCGAAGCGGATCTTCACGATGAACAAGCCGGTGATCGCCGCGATGCGCGGAGCGGCCGTCGGTGGCGGCATCACCATCACGCTTTCCGCGGACTTCCGGCTCGCCGCCAGCGACGCCAAATTCGGCTTCGTCTTCGTCCGCCGCGGCATCTACCCGGAGGGCGCGTCCGCCTGGTTCCTGCCAAAGCTGGTCGGGCTGGGCACCGCGATGGACTGGATGATCAGCGGCCGGGTCTTCGGCGCGGAGGAAGCACTCGCGGCCGGGCTGGTGCACCGGGTGCACCAGCCGGAAGAGCTGCTGGACAAGGCCTACGAGCTGGCCCGCGAGATCATCGCCAACACGGCTCCGGTCTCGGTGGCGGTCACCAGGCAGCTGCTCTACCGGATGTCCAGCGCCCCGTCGCCGTTCCCGGTGCACGAGCTGGACTCGCGGCTGATCGGCGGGCTGACCGAAAACCGGGACGCGGTCGAAGGCGTGCTGTCCTTCCTGCAGAAGCGGCCGCCGGAGTTCAGCATGAAGGCGCCCGACGACCTGCCGGACTACCTGCCATGGCTGGACGGATGA
- a CDS encoding RCC1 domain-containing protein, with translation MLINRSSIRPGRRRLATLAVAAGTATAVILTAVPAAASGTDGSAIAWGYNAYGATTVPEAASTGVRAISGGSFHSLALKTDGSVLAWGDDFYGQGSVPTAVATGVTAIAAGGSHNLVLKADGSVMGWGWNSDRQATVPPAAASGVTAIAAGGQHSLALKEDGSVLAWGSNLFGQATVPPEAASGVTAIAAGGLHSLALKEDGSVVAWGDDDDGQATVPAEATGITAIGAGSLHSLAVKADGSVLAWGWNGYGQTDVPSSATDVRAVSGGQWHSVALKNDGSVVAWGDSTYGQTAMPVSAAAGVSAVAAGSFHSLALRTS, from the coding sequence ATGTTGATCAACCGATCCTCGATCAGACCGGGCCGGCGTCGCCTGGCCACCCTGGCGGTCGCCGCCGGGACAGCCACTGCCGTGATCCTGACGGCGGTGCCGGCGGCGGCGTCGGGTACTGACGGTTCGGCGATCGCCTGGGGGTACAACGCCTACGGCGCGACCACGGTGCCGGAGGCGGCGTCCACCGGGGTGCGCGCCATCTCCGGGGGCAGCTTCCACAGCCTGGCACTGAAGACCGACGGTTCGGTGCTCGCCTGGGGCGACGACTTCTACGGGCAGGGCTCGGTGCCGACCGCAGTGGCCACCGGGGTCACGGCCATCGCCGCCGGCGGGAGCCACAACCTGGTGTTGAAGGCGGACGGCTCGGTGATGGGCTGGGGCTGGAACAGCGACCGGCAGGCCACCGTGCCGCCGGCCGCGGCCAGCGGGGTCACGGCCATTGCGGCGGGCGGCCAGCACAGCCTGGCGCTGAAGGAGGACGGCTCGGTGCTCGCCTGGGGCAGCAATCTCTTCGGGCAGGCAACCGTGCCGCCGGAAGCCGCGAGCGGGGTCACGGCCATCGCTGCGGGCGGGCTGCACAGCCTGGCGCTGAAGGAGGACGGGTCCGTTGTCGCCTGGGGCGACGACGATGACGGGCAGGCCACCGTGCCGGCCGAAGCCACCGGCATCACCGCCATCGGCGCGGGCAGCCTGCACAGCCTCGCGGTGAAGGCGGACGGGTCCGTGCTCGCCTGGGGCTGGAACGGGTACGGGCAGACCGATGTGCCGTCCTCTGCCACCGACGTCCGGGCGGTTTCCGGCGGCCAGTGGCACAGCGTGGCGTTGAAGAACGACGGTTCGGTGGTCGCCTGGGGCGACAGCACCTACGGCCAGACCGCGATGCCGGTTTCGGCCGCCGCCGGGGTCAGCGCCGTCGCGGCGGGCAGCTTCCACAGCCTGGCGCTGCGCACCAGCTAG
- a CDS encoding cytochrome P450: MTSAVGKVTEAVRERVPTLTSLPLPRVVDQRLLHQRWPVTELAAPPPGSGLAPILGDAGAPLLGHSLDSLRFGLEFQLNRYRDFGPVSWMGAFGKRIVGLTGPAATQIALVNKDKAFSQEGWKFFIENFFHRGLMLLDFGEHHMHRRIMQEAFTRERLIGYVGQMGPALREGVAGWAARPDQRLYPSLKQLTLDVATRVFMDMRSGDEARQVNRAFVDCVRAGTAIVRYPVPGGRWAAGLHGRKVLERYFAENLPAKRRADGADLFSALCHATTEDGERFTDEDVVNHMIFLMMAAHDTTTITSTAAAYYLAKHPQWQERAREESLALGDELPDTGALERLRTLDLVIKEALRLVAPVPSMARMTVKDTEVLGRYLPAGTMVGVAPAANHYDPQCWTDPHTFDPERFNDERREDKSHRYAWMPFGGGAHKCIGLHFGTYEVKALLHEMLRAHRWSLPAGYRIKWDYVSLPVPVDGLPVRLTPR, from the coding sequence ATGACAAGTGCGGTCGGCAAAGTCACCGAAGCGGTCCGGGAACGCGTCCCGACCCTCACCTCGCTCCCCCTGCCGAGAGTGGTGGACCAGCGCCTGCTGCACCAGCGCTGGCCGGTCACCGAACTGGCCGCACCGCCGCCGGGCAGCGGTCTGGCGCCCATCCTCGGCGACGCCGGGGCACCGCTGCTCGGGCACTCGCTGGACAGCCTGCGGTTCGGACTGGAGTTCCAGCTGAACCGCTACCGGGACTTCGGCCCGGTCTCCTGGATGGGCGCCTTCGGCAAGCGGATCGTCGGGCTCACCGGGCCGGCCGCCACCCAGATCGCGCTGGTGAACAAGGACAAGGCGTTTTCCCAGGAGGGCTGGAAGTTCTTCATCGAAAACTTCTTCCACCGCGGCCTGATGCTGCTCGACTTCGGCGAGCACCACATGCACCGGCGGATCATGCAGGAGGCGTTCACCCGCGAGAGGCTGATCGGCTACGTCGGCCAGATGGGCCCCGCGCTGCGGGAAGGGGTGGCCGGCTGGGCGGCGCGGCCGGACCAGCGGCTCTACCCGTCGCTCAAGCAGCTCACCCTGGACGTGGCCACCAGGGTCTTCATGGACATGCGCAGCGGCGACGAGGCGCGCCAGGTGAACCGGGCCTTTGTGGACTGCGTCAGGGCCGGTACCGCGATCGTCCGCTACCCGGTGCCGGGCGGGCGCTGGGCGGCCGGGCTGCACGGGCGGAAGGTGCTCGAGCGGTACTTCGCGGAGAACCTGCCCGCCAAGCGCCGGGCGGACGGTGCGGACCTGTTCTCCGCGCTGTGCCACGCCACCACCGAGGACGGCGAGCGGTTCACCGACGAGGACGTCGTCAACCACATGATCTTCCTGATGATGGCCGCCCACGACACCACGACCATCACCAGCACCGCGGCCGCGTACTACCTGGCCAAGCATCCCCAGTGGCAGGAACGTGCCCGCGAAGAGTCGCTCGCGCTCGGCGACGAGCTGCCGGACACCGGGGCGCTCGAACGGCTCCGGACCCTCGACCTGGTGATCAAGGAGGCCCTGCGCCTGGTCGCGCCGGTGCCGTCGATGGCGCGGATGACGGTCAAGGACACCGAAGTGCTCGGGCGCTACCTGCCGGCCGGCACGATGGTCGGGGTGGCGCCCGCGGCGAACCACTACGACCCGCAGTGCTGGACCGACCCGCACACCTTCGACCCCGAGCGGTTCAACGACGAGCGCCGCGAGGACAAGTCGCACCGCTACGCCTGGATGCCGTTCGGCGGCGGGGCGCACAAGTGCATCGGGCTGCACTTCGGCACCTACGAGGTGAAGGCGCTGCTGCACGAGATGCTGCGCGCCCACCGGTGGTCGCTGCCGGCGGGCTACCGGATCAAATGGGACTACGTCTCACTGCCGGTCCCGGTGGACGGGCTCCCGGTCCGGCTCACCCCGCGTTGA
- a CDS encoding snapalysin family zinc-dependent metalloprotease, with product MALGALAATLTLVSTGMPAASAEEQPSTFARTVYYSASGYSAEADQSAQIWNSAAPNVRMVRGGNATIRISATTGGGSRAYPCGLGCATIYIDRNDVAAGHYALRIVAHEIGHGLGLPDNYNGVCSYLMSGGSAGTSCRNPNPNAAEANRVNQLFAGGATSTEASGVTETDVYAKG from the coding sequence ATGGCCCTTGGTGCACTGGCAGCCACGTTAACACTGGTCAGCACCGGCATGCCGGCCGCTTCGGCCGAGGAACAACCGTCCACCTTCGCCAGGACCGTCTATTACAGCGCGAGTGGTTACAGCGCCGAAGCCGATCAGTCGGCGCAGATCTGGAACAGTGCGGCGCCGAACGTACGAATGGTGCGCGGCGGAAACGCCACCATTCGGATCAGCGCCACCACGGGCGGCGGATCGCGCGCTTATCCGTGCGGTCTCGGCTGCGCGACCATTTATATCGACCGGAACGACGTCGCCGCCGGGCATTACGCGCTGCGCATCGTCGCGCACGAGATCGGGCACGGCCTCGGCCTGCCGGACAACTACAACGGGGTGTGCTCCTACCTGATGTCGGGTGGCAGCGCGGGCACGTCGTGCCGCAACCCGAACCCCAACGCGGCCGAGGCGAACCGGGTGAACCAGCTGTTCGCCGGCGGGGCCACCTCCACCGAGGCCAGTGGGGTCACCGAGACGGACGTGTACGCGAAGGGCTGA
- the metE gene encoding 5-methyltetrahydropteroyltriglutamate--homocysteine S-methyltransferase — MTDNPNLGATVLGYPRIGPDRELKRAVESYWAGRIDQAELHRVGRELRVDTWRELAAAGLDTIPSNTFSFYDQMLDTAELFGALPQRFTSLGLSPTDTYFAAARGVQDAPALEMTKWFDTNYHYLVPELTPWTEFSADGGKPLDEYRETRAAGLETRPVLVGPATFLLLSKAGDGAPEGFRPLDLLDGLVPAYAELLGTLHDEGVQWVQLDEPAYAADRTPDELEALARTYQALGSLRRRPKILVAGYFGGLGDALGVLARSPVDAIALDLVTDPSTVDTVAAEGVLRDKEVLAGVVDGRNIWRVDVDVALANAATLLGTAGKVGVSTSCSLLHVPYDVHRESGVDERIRGWLAFARQKLAEVVLIGKALHEGTGVVAEELAAARAVTADRAGAHDLREPRVRARLDALRPEHARRSPYSDRAAAQRGTLNLPPLPSTTIGSFPQTGEVRKARAAHRAGRLDAADYRAAMHAEIEKVVRLQEELGLDVLVHGEPERNDMVQYFAEQLAGFAATEHGWVQSYGSRCVRPPILYGDVSRPAPMTVEWASYAQGLTDRPVKGMLTGPVTILAWSFVRNDQPLAETASQVALAIRDEVHDLESAGIRIIQVDEPALRELLPLRATEHKAYFDWAVRSFRLATSGVADSTQIHTHMCYSEFGDILPAIEAIDADVTSIEAARSRMEVLGDLGTAGFSRGVGPGVYDIHSPRVPDVDEVSALLRTALAAVPADRVWVNPDCGLKTRGYAEVEPALRNIVRAAERVRAEHAG, encoded by the coding sequence GTGACCGATAACCCCAACCTGGGCGCAACTGTGCTGGGTTACCCGAGGATCGGGCCGGACCGCGAACTGAAGCGCGCGGTCGAGTCCTACTGGGCAGGCCGGATCGACCAGGCCGAGCTGCACCGCGTCGGCCGCGAGCTGCGCGTGGACACCTGGCGTGAGCTGGCCGCGGCGGGGCTGGACACCATCCCGTCGAACACCTTCTCGTTCTACGACCAGATGCTGGACACGGCCGAGCTGTTCGGCGCGCTGCCCCAGCGGTTCACCTCGCTCGGCCTCTCCCCCACCGACACCTACTTCGCCGCCGCCCGCGGGGTACAGGACGCGCCCGCGCTGGAAATGACGAAGTGGTTCGACACCAACTACCACTACCTGGTGCCGGAGCTGACCCCGTGGACCGAGTTCTCGGCCGACGGCGGCAAGCCGCTGGACGAGTACCGCGAAACGAGGGCCGCCGGCCTGGAGACCAGGCCGGTACTGGTCGGGCCCGCCACCTTCCTGCTGCTGTCCAAGGCCGGCGACGGCGCGCCGGAGGGTTTCCGTCCGCTGGACCTGCTGGACGGGCTGGTACCGGCGTACGCCGAGCTGCTCGGCACCCTGCACGACGAAGGTGTGCAGTGGGTCCAGCTGGACGAGCCCGCGTACGCCGCGGACCGCACCCCGGACGAGCTGGAGGCGCTGGCCAGGACCTACCAGGCACTCGGCTCGCTGCGGCGGCGGCCGAAGATCCTGGTGGCCGGCTACTTCGGCGGGCTCGGTGACGCGCTGGGCGTGCTGGCCCGCTCCCCGGTGGACGCGATCGCGCTGGACCTGGTCACCGATCCGTCCACTGTGGACACCGTTGCAGCGGAAGGGGTGCTCCGGGACAAGGAGGTGCTCGCCGGCGTGGTGGACGGCCGCAACATCTGGCGGGTCGACGTGGACGTCGCGCTGGCGAACGCGGCCACCCTGCTCGGCACCGCCGGAAAGGTCGGCGTGAGCACCTCCTGCTCGCTGCTGCACGTGCCGTACGACGTGCACCGCGAGTCCGGAGTGGACGAACGAATCCGCGGCTGGCTTGCCTTCGCCAGGCAGAAACTGGCCGAGGTGGTGCTGATCGGCAAGGCACTGCACGAGGGCACCGGGGTGGTGGCCGAGGAGCTGGCCGCGGCCCGCGCGGTGACCGCGGACCGGGCCGGCGCGCACGACCTGCGGGAACCGCGGGTGCGGGCACGGCTGGACGCGCTGCGGCCGGAGCACGCCCGCCGCTCGCCCTACTCCGACCGCGCCGCCGCCCAGCGCGGCACGCTCAACCTGCCCCCGCTGCCCAGCACCACCATCGGCTCGTTCCCGCAGACCGGCGAGGTGCGCAAGGCGCGGGCGGCGCACCGGGCGGGCAGGCTGGACGCCGCGGACTACCGGGCGGCGATGCACGCCGAAATCGAGAAGGTGGTGCGGCTGCAGGAAGAACTCGGCCTCGACGTGCTGGTGCACGGGGAGCCGGAGCGCAACGACATGGTGCAGTACTTCGCCGAGCAGCTGGCCGGTTTCGCCGCCACCGAGCACGGCTGGGTGCAGTCCTACGGCTCGCGCTGCGTCCGTCCGCCGATCCTGTACGGGGACGTTTCCCGGCCGGCGCCGATGACGGTCGAATGGGCGAGCTACGCACAGGGCCTCACCGACCGTCCGGTGAAGGGCATGTTGACCGGCCCGGTGACGATCCTGGCCTGGTCCTTCGTGCGCAACGACCAGCCGCTGGCGGAGACCGCGAGCCAGGTGGCGCTGGCCATCCGGGACGAGGTGCACGATCTGGAGTCGGCCGGCATCCGGATCATCCAGGTGGACGAACCCGCGCTGCGGGAGCTGCTGCCGCTGCGGGCCACCGAGCACAAGGCGTACTTCGACTGGGCGGTGCGTTCCTTCCGGCTGGCCACTTCCGGGGTCGCCGACTCCACCCAGATCCACACGCACATGTGCTACTCGGAGTTCGGTGACATCCTGCCCGCGATCGAGGCGATCGACGCGGACGTGACCAGCATCGAGGCCGCCCGCTCGCGGATGGAGGTGCTCGGCGACCTCGGCACTGCCGGCTTCTCGCGCGGGGTCGGCCCCGGCGTCTACGACATCCATTCGCCGCGGGTGCCGGATGTGGACGAGGTGAGCGCCCTGCTGCGCACCGCACTGGCCGCGGTGCCGGCCGACCGGGTGTGGGTGAACCCGGACTGCGGCCTGAAGACGCGCGGCTACGCGGAGGTGGAACCCGCGCTGCGCAACATAGTGCGGGCCGCCGAGCGAGTCCGCGCCGAGCACGCGGGGTAA
- a CDS encoding acetoacetate decarboxylase family protein codes for MTEYPAEPWHLAGQAYLSVWRVPPAELPALPAGLRPVRVAGSAFVVTAWIDYQPPGQLSYHELLATVAVRGGWRPTGSITEIWVDSATSMAGGRALWGIPKDLAALDFRHGRTFTAAAGTDTEWIATAAFTRRAGAPVAPPTGFRIAQTLHGALKYSPVRARARPHFAVANWNINPDGPLGYLTGRTPLLSVCLRDFTLRFGG; via the coding sequence ATGACCGAGTACCCGGCCGAGCCGTGGCACCTGGCGGGGCAGGCATATCTGTCGGTCTGGCGAGTGCCGCCGGCGGAGCTGCCCGCGCTGCCGGCCGGGCTGCGTCCGGTGCGCGTCGCCGGTTCCGCGTTCGTGGTGACCGCGTGGATCGACTACCAGCCGCCCGGCCAGCTCTCCTACCACGAACTGCTGGCCACCGTCGCCGTACGCGGCGGGTGGCGGCCGACCGGCTCGATCACCGAGATCTGGGTGGACAGCGCGACCTCGATGGCCGGCGGCCGCGCGCTGTGGGGCATCCCGAAAGACCTGGCGGCACTGGACTTCCGGCACGGCCGGACGTTCACCGCGGCGGCCGGTACCGACACCGAGTGGATCGCCACCGCCGCCTTCACCCGCCGCGCCGGAGCGCCGGTGGCGCCGCCGACCGGCTTCCGGATCGCGCAGACGCTGCACGGCGCCCTCAAGTACAGCCCGGTCCGGGCCAGGGCCAGACCGCATTTCGCCGTCGCGAACTGGAACATCAACCCGGACGGCCCGCTGGGCTACCTGACCGGCCGAACCCCGCTGCTGAGCGTCTGCCTCCGGGACTTCACGCTCCGCTTCGGCGGCTGA